In Kitasatospora gansuensis, a genomic segment contains:
- a CDS encoding MarR family winged helix-turn-helix transcriptional regulator: MTTRTVLDLSGLLAHTSHVLATRMSAAFAESGLEITPRGFCVLLHAQEAERTQIQLAEIADLDKTTMVVTVDELERLGLAERRPSSTDRRARIISVTPSGAEAVAAGVQIVDRVHQDVLDALPGTDGAALLRALTTLQEGHLATPVESDRPVRRARRARG, from the coding sequence ATGACCACTCGAACCGTTCTGGACCTGTCCGGCCTGCTGGCCCACACCAGTCACGTACTGGCGACCCGGATGTCGGCCGCCTTCGCCGAGAGCGGCCTGGAGATCACCCCGCGCGGGTTCTGCGTGCTGCTGCACGCACAGGAGGCGGAGCGGACCCAGATCCAGCTGGCCGAGATCGCCGACCTGGACAAGACCACCATGGTGGTCACCGTCGACGAACTGGAGCGCCTCGGCCTGGCCGAGCGCCGCCCGTCCAGCACCGACCGGCGGGCCCGGATCATCTCGGTCACCCCGAGCGGCGCCGAGGCGGTGGCCGCGGGCGTGCAGATCGTCGACCGGGTGCACCAGGACGTACTGGACGCGCTGCCCGGCACCGACGGGGCCGCGCTGCTGCGCGCCCTGACCACCCTTCAGGAGGGGCACCTCGCCACGCCGGTCGAGAGCGACCGGCCGGTCCGCCGGGCCCGGCGGGCGCGTGGGTAG
- a CDS encoding phosphate ABC transporter ATP-binding protein encodes MSLDTTAVLPTVTRSSAGTLDARAVSAWFGDRKVLEQVSLLMPAGQVTALIGPSGCGKSTFLRILNRMHELIPSAALAGEVLLDGADIYAPERRLTTARRDIGMVFQKPNPFPAMSIYDNVLAGLKLTGVRASRAEKDHLVEECLTKAGLWKEVQDRLRQPGGALSGGQQQRLCIARSLAVRPKILLMDEPCSALDPTSTRRIEQTIRELVEEVTIVIVTHNMQQAQRVSDQCAFFLAEQGTSGGIVEHGPTDAMFGAPVDQRTSDYVNGRFG; translated from the coding sequence GTGAGCCTCGACACCACGGCCGTCCTGCCGACCGTCACGCGGAGTTCGGCGGGCACCCTGGACGCCCGCGCGGTCTCGGCCTGGTTCGGCGACCGCAAGGTCCTGGAGCAGGTCTCGCTGCTGATGCCGGCCGGGCAGGTCACCGCGCTGATCGGCCCGTCCGGCTGCGGGAAGTCCACCTTCCTGCGGATCCTCAACCGGATGCACGAGCTGATCCCGAGCGCCGCGCTGGCCGGCGAGGTGCTGCTGGACGGCGCCGACATCTACGCCCCCGAGCGGCGGCTCACCACCGCCCGGCGGGACATCGGGATGGTCTTCCAGAAGCCCAACCCCTTCCCGGCAATGTCCATCTACGACAACGTGCTGGCCGGGCTCAAGCTCACCGGCGTCCGTGCCTCGCGGGCCGAGAAGGACCACCTGGTCGAGGAGTGCCTGACCAAGGCCGGTCTGTGGAAGGAGGTGCAGGACCGCCTCCGGCAGCCGGGCGGCGCGCTCTCCGGCGGCCAGCAGCAGCGCCTCTGCATCGCCCGCTCGCTGGCGGTCCGGCCCAAGATCCTGCTGATGGACGAGCCCTGCTCGGCCCTCGACCCAACCTCCACCCGCCGGATCGAGCAGACCATCCGGGAGCTGGTGGAGGAGGTCACCATCGTGATCGTCACCCACAACATGCAGCAGGCCCAGCGGGTCTCCGACCAGTGCGCGTTCTTCCTCGCCGAGCAGGGCACCTCGGGCGGCATCGTCGAGCACGGCCCGACCGACGCGATGTTCGGCGCCCCGGTGGACCAGCGGACCTCGGACTACGTGAACGGCCGGTTCGGCTAG
- the leuA gene encoding 2-isopropylmalate synthase, translated as MTEQSSIARAFNDRPTPITAAATPQKPSGMPFERYVPFGTVDLPDRTWPSKVITQAPRWLSTDLRDGNQALIDPMSPARKRKMFDLLVKLGYKEIEVGFPSSGATDFEFVRSLINEGAIPEDVTISVLTQAREDLIERTVESLVGAPRATVHLYNATSPLFRRVVFKGSKDDIKAIAVDGTRLVMEYAEKILRDDTVFGYEYSPEIFIDTELDFALDVCESVMDVWQPGEGREIILNLPTTVERSTPNVYADKIEWMSRNLSRREFIALSTHPHNDRGTGVASAELAIMAGADRVEGCLFGQGERTGNLDLVNVGMNLFSQGVDPMIDFSDIDEIRRTAEYCNQMPVPERHPYAGDLVYTSFSGSHQDAIKKGFDALEADAKAAGVPVGTYTWGVPYLPIDPKDVGRSYEAVIRVNSQSGKGGIAYVLKNDHKLDLPRRQQIEFSRIIQAKTDAEGGEVTPAEIWSVFQDEYLPTPGNPWGRIALSGSRSLTTEDGRDVLSTEAVLDGRPVTLTGTGNGPVSAFVNALAGIGVDVRVLDYAEHALSEGGDAQAAAYVECAVDGKVLWGVGIDANTVLASLKAVVSAVNRAQRA; from the coding sequence ATGACTGAGCAGTCCTCCATCGCTCGCGCGTTCAACGACCGCCCCACCCCGATCACCGCCGCTGCCACCCCGCAGAAGCCGTCCGGCATGCCGTTCGAGCGCTACGTACCCTTCGGCACCGTGGACCTGCCGGACCGGACCTGGCCGAGCAAGGTGATCACCCAGGCGCCGCGCTGGCTGTCCACCGACCTGCGGGACGGCAACCAGGCGCTGATCGACCCGATGTCGCCGGCCCGCAAGCGCAAGATGTTCGACCTGCTGGTCAAGCTGGGCTACAAGGAGATCGAGGTCGGCTTCCCGTCCTCCGGCGCCACCGACTTCGAGTTCGTCCGCTCGCTGATCAACGAGGGCGCGATCCCCGAGGACGTCACCATCTCGGTGCTGACCCAGGCCCGCGAGGACCTGATCGAGCGCACCGTGGAGTCCCTGGTCGGCGCCCCGCGCGCGACCGTCCACCTGTACAACGCCACCTCGCCGCTGTTCCGCCGGGTGGTCTTCAAGGGCAGCAAGGACGACATCAAGGCGATCGCCGTGGACGGCACCCGCCTGGTGATGGAGTACGCCGAGAAGATCCTGCGGGACGACACCGTCTTCGGCTACGAGTACTCGCCGGAGATCTTCATCGACACCGAGCTGGACTTCGCGCTGGACGTCTGCGAGTCGGTGATGGACGTCTGGCAGCCCGGCGAGGGCCGGGAGATCATCCTGAACCTGCCGACCACGGTCGAGCGCTCCACTCCGAACGTCTACGCCGACAAGATCGAGTGGATGTCGCGGAACCTGAGCCGCCGTGAGTTCATCGCGCTGTCCACCCACCCGCACAACGACCGGGGCACCGGCGTGGCCTCCGCCGAGCTGGCCATCATGGCCGGGGCGGACCGGGTCGAGGGGTGCCTGTTCGGGCAGGGTGAGCGAACCGGCAACCTGGACCTGGTCAACGTCGGGATGAACCTGTTCTCGCAGGGCGTCGACCCGATGATCGACTTCTCCGACATCGACGAGATCCGCCGCACCGCCGAGTACTGCAACCAGATGCCGGTGCCGGAGCGCCACCCCTACGCCGGCGACCTGGTGTACACCTCCTTCTCCGGTTCGCACCAGGACGCGATCAAGAAGGGCTTCGACGCCCTGGAGGCCGACGCCAAGGCGGCGGGCGTGCCGGTCGGCACGTACACCTGGGGCGTCCCGTACCTGCCGATCGACCCGAAGGACGTGGGGCGTTCGTACGAGGCGGTCATCCGGGTCAACAGCCAGTCCGGCAAGGGCGGCATCGCCTACGTGCTGAAGAACGACCACAAGCTGGACCTGCCGCGCCGTCAGCAGATCGAGTTCTCCCGGATCATCCAGGCCAAGACCGACGCCGAGGGCGGCGAGGTCACGCCGGCCGAGATCTGGAGCGTCTTCCAGGACGAGTACCTGCCCACTCCGGGCAACCCCTGGGGCCGGATCGCGCTGAGCGGCTCGCGCAGCCTGACCACCGAGGACGGCCGGGACGTGCTGTCCACCGAGGCCGTGCTGGACGGGCGACCGGTCACCCTGACCGGCACCGGCAACGGCCCGGTCTCCGCCTTCGTCAACGCGCTGGCCGGGATCGGCGTGGACGTCCGGGTGCTGGACTACGCCGAGCACGCGCTGAGCGAGGGCGGCGACGCCCAGGCCGCCGCGTACGTGGAGTGCGCGGTGGACGGCAAGGTGCTGTGGGGCGTCGGCATCGACGCCAACACCGTGCTGGCCTCGCTGAAGGCCGTGGTCAGCGCCGTCAACCGGGCGCAGCGCGCCTGA
- a CDS encoding Fur family transcriptional regulator, with the protein MTTAGPSRARSTRQRAAVSAALDEIEDFRSAQELHDLLKHRGDSVGLTTVYRTLQSLADAGEVDVLRTADGEAVYRRCSSGHHHHLVCRSCGSTVEVEGPAVERWANSIAAEHGYSDIAHTLEIFGTCAECTKKA; encoded by the coding sequence GTGACCACCGCAGGCCCGTCGCGCGCCCGATCGACCCGGCAGCGAGCCGCCGTCTCGGCGGCCCTGGACGAGATCGAGGACTTCCGCAGTGCGCAGGAGCTGCACGACCTGCTCAAGCACCGGGGCGACTCGGTCGGCCTGACCACGGTCTACCGCACCCTGCAGTCGCTGGCCGACGCCGGTGAGGTGGACGTGCTGCGCACCGCCGACGGCGAGGCGGTCTACCGCCGCTGCAGCAGCGGGCACCACCACCACCTGGTCTGCCGCAGCTGCGGCTCCACCGTCGAGGTCGAGGGCCCGGCGGTCGAGCGCTGGGCCAACTCGATCGCGGCCGAGCACGGCTACAGCGACATCGCGCACACCCTGGAGATCTTCGGCACCTGCGCGGAGTGCACCAAGAAGGCCTGA
- a CDS encoding sortase gives MTAVMADAPVGTHTEPPVPPAAPAASPVRRLRPDGPQLAGAALAILAGLLFGLLFDFGPLGGLRHLRDHQSGYAELRLSLAQGTAPIGQLDADGKPVQLGTPVALLEIPQLGLREVIREGSTGEVLAAGPGHRRDTAMPGQAGSSVLLGRQAGFGGPFGSIGQLRTGETFTVTTGQGRHTFRVVTVRRAGDPVPPALKKGAGRVVLVTADGPLYAPSGVLLVDADLTTEVQEANARPLTTAALPAAEKALGTEDAAWVPLVLWGEALLLAAVGLALAWSRWGRQQSWIVGVPVLSALGLAVADQVARLLPNLI, from the coding sequence ATGACCGCCGTCATGGCCGACGCCCCGGTCGGGACCCACACCGAGCCCCCCGTGCCGCCCGCCGCGCCCGCGGCCTCCCCGGTACGCCGACTCCGGCCGGACGGACCGCAGTTGGCCGGTGCCGCGCTGGCCATCCTGGCCGGACTGCTGTTCGGCCTGCTGTTCGACTTCGGCCCGCTCGGCGGGCTGCGCCACCTGCGCGACCACCAGAGCGGCTACGCCGAGTTGCGGCTCTCGCTGGCTCAGGGGACGGCGCCGATCGGCCAGTTGGACGCTGACGGCAAGCCGGTCCAACTGGGCACCCCGGTGGCCCTGTTGGAGATCCCGCAGCTCGGCCTGCGCGAGGTGATCCGGGAGGGCAGCACCGGTGAGGTGCTGGCGGCCGGTCCCGGCCACCGGCGGGACACCGCGATGCCGGGCCAGGCCGGGTCCAGCGTGCTGCTCGGCCGGCAGGCCGGGTTCGGCGGCCCGTTCGGCAGCATCGGCCAGCTGCGGACGGGGGAGACCTTCACCGTCACCACCGGCCAGGGCAGGCACACCTTCCGGGTGGTCACCGTCCGCCGGGCGGGCGACCCGGTGCCGCCCGCGCTCAAGAAGGGCGCGGGCCGGGTGGTGCTGGTCACCGCGGACGGCCCGCTGTACGCGCCGTCCGGTGTGCTGCTGGTGGACGCCGACCTGACCACCGAGGTCCAGGAGGCCAACGCCAGGCCGCTCACCACCGCCGCGCTGCCCGCCGCCGAGAAGGCGCTCGGCACCGAGGACGCCGCCTGGGTGCCACTGGTGCTCTGGGGCGAGGCCCTGCTGCTGGCCGCCGTCGGGCTGGCCCTGGCCTGGTCGCGCTGGGGCCGCCAGCAGAGCTGGATCGTCGGCGTACCGGTGCTGAGCGCGCTCGGCCTGGCGGTCGCCGACCAGGTCGCCCGCCTGCTGCCCAACCTGATCTGA
- a CDS encoding MFS transporter gives MTPHAPSTDRARWFALAVLCAGMLMIILDGSIVTVALPAIQADLAFSPEDLTWTVNAYLIAFGGLLLLAGRLGDLLGRRRMFVAGLVIFTAASLLCGVAGSQEVLIGARFLQGIGGAMASAVSLGMIVTLFPEPGERGRAIGAFSFVGAAGASIGQVLGGVLTEAVGWHWIFFVNLPIGLVAVLLSLKVLAADGPARSLRGLDLPGAALVTAGLMTGVYAIVSIDRHGRLALLLGAVAVLLLTGFVLRQRQAAEPLLPLRLLRSRTTAGANLVQILMVSALFGFQVLIALYLQNVLGYGAAATGFAMLPAALTIGAVSLFLSARLNARFGERAVLLGGLALLVAAIGLLTQLPVDASYPVHLLPTMLLAGGFGLAISALTSLAMADASPEDAGVTSGLFNTTQQVGGALGVAVLATLAGSRADTLLADGASAQAALTDGFRLAFGIGTGLLVLAFVLAATLLRRPARADAPAAVHALV, from the coding sequence ATGACCCCGCACGCCCCATCCACCGACCGCGCACGCTGGTTCGCGCTCGCCGTGCTCTGCGCCGGGATGCTGATGATCATCCTGGACGGCAGCATCGTGACCGTGGCGCTGCCCGCCATCCAGGCCGACCTGGCCTTCTCCCCCGAGGACCTGACCTGGACGGTCAACGCCTACCTGATCGCCTTCGGCGGGCTCCTGCTGCTGGCCGGCCGGCTCGGTGACCTGCTCGGCCGACGCCGGATGTTCGTCGCCGGGCTGGTGATCTTCACCGCGGCCTCGCTGCTCTGCGGAGTGGCGGGCAGTCAGGAAGTCCTGATCGGCGCCCGGTTCCTGCAGGGCATCGGCGGGGCGATGGCCTCCGCGGTCAGCCTCGGCATGATCGTCACGCTCTTCCCGGAGCCGGGCGAGCGCGGCCGGGCGATCGGCGCGTTCAGCTTCGTCGGCGCGGCCGGGGCCTCGATCGGGCAGGTGCTCGGCGGGGTGCTGACCGAAGCGGTCGGCTGGCACTGGATCTTCTTCGTCAACCTGCCGATCGGGCTGGTCGCCGTACTGCTCTCGCTCAAGGTGCTGGCCGCCGACGGCCCGGCCCGCTCGCTCCGCGGCCTCGACCTGCCCGGCGCCGCCCTGGTCACCGCCGGGCTGATGACCGGCGTCTACGCGATCGTCTCGATCGACCGCCACGGCCGGCTCGCCCTGCTGCTCGGCGCCGTCGCCGTCCTGCTGCTCACCGGCTTCGTGCTCCGTCAGCGGCAGGCCGCCGAACCGCTGCTGCCGCTCCGCCTGCTCCGCTCCCGCACCACCGCCGGGGCCAATCTGGTGCAGATCCTGATGGTCTCCGCCCTGTTCGGCTTCCAGGTGCTGATCGCGCTCTACCTGCAGAACGTGCTCGGCTACGGCGCCGCCGCCACCGGCTTCGCGATGCTCCCGGCGGCCCTCACCATCGGCGCGGTCTCGCTCTTCCTGTCCGCCCGGCTCAACGCCCGGTTCGGCGAACGGGCCGTGCTGCTCGGCGGATTGGCCCTGCTGGTGGCCGCGATCGGCCTGCTGACCCAGCTCCCGGTGGACGCCTCCTACCCGGTCCACCTGCTCCCCACCATGTTGCTCGCGGGCGGCTTCGGCCTGGCCATCTCGGCCCTCACCTCGCTCGCCATGGCCGACGCGAGCCCCGAGGACGCGGGGGTCACCTCCGGCCTCTTCAACACCACCCAGCAGGTCGGCGGCGCCCTCGGCGTGGCCGTGCTGGCCACCCTGGCCGGCAGCCGTGCCGACACCCTGCTGGCCGACGGCGCGTCAGCCCAGGCCGCCCTGACCGACGGCTTCCGGCTCGCCTTCGGGATCGGCACCGGCCTGCTGGTGCTGGCCTTCGTCCTGGCCGCCACCCTGCTGCGCCGCCCGGCCCGGGCCGACGCCCCGGCCGCCGTCCACGCCCTGGTCTGA
- a CDS encoding isoprenyl transferase: MAARRLFGSKQREYLPPTPHPSGAVPPKLPGELVPEHVAIVMDGNGRWAKERGLPRTEGHKIGESVVLDVLKGAIELGVKNVSLYAFSTENWKRSPDEVKFLMNFNRDVIRRRRDEMDAMGVRIRWAGRMPKLWKSVVQELQVAEEQTRNNDAVTLYMCVNYGGRAEIADAMAAIARDVADGRLDPSKVNEKTIAKYLYHPDMPDVDLFLRPSGEQRTSNFLLWQSAYAEFVFQDVLWPDFDRRDLWRACEQFAMRDRRFGGAIPNEVEVPAQR; this comes from the coding sequence ATGGCAGCGCGACGGCTCTTCGGCAGCAAGCAGCGGGAGTACCTCCCCCCGACCCCGCACCCGAGCGGCGCCGTGCCGCCGAAGCTTCCGGGTGAGCTGGTGCCCGAGCACGTCGCGATCGTGATGGACGGCAACGGCCGCTGGGCCAAGGAGCGCGGGCTGCCCCGCACCGAGGGCCACAAGATCGGCGAGTCGGTGGTGCTGGACGTGCTCAAGGGCGCGATCGAGCTGGGCGTCAAGAACGTGTCGCTGTACGCCTTCTCGACCGAGAACTGGAAGCGGTCCCCCGACGAGGTGAAGTTCCTGATGAACTTCAACCGGGACGTGATCCGCCGCCGCCGCGACGAGATGGACGCGATGGGCGTCCGGATCCGCTGGGCCGGGCGGATGCCCAAGCTCTGGAAGAGCGTGGTGCAGGAGCTCCAGGTCGCCGAGGAGCAGACCAGGAACAACGACGCCGTCACCCTCTACATGTGCGTCAACTACGGCGGCCGGGCCGAGATCGCGGACGCGATGGCGGCGATCGCCCGCGACGTCGCCGACGGCCGGCTGGACCCGTCGAAGGTCAACGAGAAGACCATCGCCAAGTACCTCTACCACCCCGACATGCCGGACGTGGATCTCTTCCTGCGCCCGAGCGGCGAGCAGCGCACCTCCAACTTCCTGCTCTGGCAGAGCGCTTACGCCGAGTTCGTGTTCCAGGACGTGCTCTGGCCGGACTTCGACCGCCGCGACCTGTGGCGGGCCTGCGAGCAGTTCGCGATGCGCGACCGCCGGTTCGGCGGGGCCATCCCGAACGAGGTCGAGGTCCCGGCCCAGCGCTGA
- a CDS encoding PPOX class F420-dependent oxidoreductase: MSTPTLGPEVRALLDARNFATVTTLNPDGGPQSSVMWLKREGDTVLLSTTAGRQKARNLARDPRISVSVYDLANPYSSVELRGTAELLPDPDRQLPYELSHRYLGTDPPLAEPDEVRLIIRVTPAKVLRFAV, translated from the coding sequence ATGAGCACCCCGACCCTCGGCCCCGAGGTCCGCGCCCTGCTGGACGCCCGGAACTTCGCCACCGTCACCACCCTGAACCCGGACGGCGGCCCGCAGTCCTCGGTGATGTGGCTGAAGCGCGAGGGCGACACCGTCCTGCTCTCCACCACCGCCGGCCGCCAGAAGGCCCGCAACCTGGCCCGCGACCCCCGGATCAGCGTCTCGGTCTACGACCTCGCCAACCCCTACTCCTCGGTCGAGCTGCGCGGCACCGCCGAGCTGCTCCCCGACCCGGACCGGCAGCTGCCGTACGAACTGTCGCACCGCTACCTGGGCACCGACCCGCCGCTGGCCGAGCCCGACGAGGTCCGGCTGATCATCCGGGTGACCCCGGCGAAGGTGCTCCGCTTCGCGGTCTGA
- a CDS encoding protealysin inhibitor emfourin encodes MRIQVTRTGGLAGHPLRAELDTAERTDAPHVHALAREAVAGGLRAPSYGVPDGFHYAITVDGRTVHCADPRLTDSQHELVSLVLREGVALHPQQ; translated from the coding sequence ATGCGTATCCAGGTGACCCGGACCGGCGGCCTGGCCGGCCACCCCCTCCGAGCCGAGCTGGACACCGCCGAACGAACCGACGCGCCCCATGTGCACGCGCTGGCCAGGGAGGCGGTGGCGGGCGGCCTGCGCGCGCCCTCGTACGGGGTGCCGGACGGCTTCCACTACGCGATCACAGTGGACGGGCGGACGGTGCACTGCGCCGACCCACGGCTGACCGACTCGCAGCACGAGCTGGTCTCACTGGTGCTGCGCGAGGGCGTGGCGCTGCATCCGCAGCAGTAG
- a CDS encoding WxL protein peptidoglycan domain-containing protein, with product MRRWFLLPLLVVALLTTGGTAYADDPPAAPAAPAAQTFGIQPSGATEPDARGTFSYAATPGALVKDHVAVWNYSEQPLTVRLYPADAFNTDSGGYDVLPDGKPSTQAGSWIRTAVDTVTLPGRSRQIVPFTLAVPAQAAPGDHAAGIVVAVRAESKDAKGNAVTVDQRVGSRVNIRVSGDLKAELKVENAKAVYHPSLNPLETGRTTVSYTVRNTGNIRLGGKQAVRVTNVFGSIATGNAPADLQELLPGNAVNYRFDVAGVYPTLWGTAGITIDPLPVAGDKDPKLVSDVSKHRFALIPWSTLAALLLLALLTGRWWLARRRRRRLPGAGAKPPVLPAPVAAIALLAFLMLGQLPYAPRASAAEPVGTLTFDYPKGHDDDAIDLLSSGPCPDPANYLAVRITGAGFPAEGAPLTGTVAASVYRTAPNGGFILPLANTLKVVATQAGSGPLKGDYTITASCRHKVKPASVKDFTAVLTFTDPTNWTTAAVAPAGMLHQAVSADPVPTQAAGARPAAASAADSGVPLYSWIAVSAGLLLTGWLTVPYVRRIRARRTAEEAAE from the coding sequence ATGCGCCGATGGTTCCTACTGCCCCTGCTGGTCGTCGCGCTGCTGACGACCGGTGGTACGGCGTACGCCGACGACCCGCCGGCCGCTCCGGCGGCACCCGCCGCGCAGACCTTCGGGATCCAGCCGTCGGGCGCCACCGAGCCGGACGCCCGGGGGACCTTCTCCTACGCGGCCACGCCCGGCGCGCTGGTCAAGGACCACGTCGCGGTCTGGAACTACAGCGAGCAGCCGCTCACCGTGCGGCTCTACCCCGCCGACGCCTTCAACACCGACAGCGGCGGCTACGACGTCCTGCCCGACGGCAAACCCTCGACCCAGGCCGGGAGTTGGATCCGGACCGCGGTCGACACGGTGACCCTGCCGGGGCGCAGCCGGCAGATCGTCCCGTTCACCCTGGCCGTCCCGGCGCAGGCCGCGCCCGGCGACCACGCGGCCGGCATCGTGGTCGCGGTCCGGGCCGAGAGCAAGGATGCCAAGGGCAACGCGGTCACGGTCGACCAACGGGTCGGCTCCCGGGTGAACATCCGGGTCTCCGGCGACCTGAAGGCCGAGCTCAAGGTGGAGAACGCCAAGGCGGTCTACCACCCGAGCCTGAACCCGCTGGAGACCGGCCGGACCACGGTCAGCTACACCGTCCGCAACACCGGCAACATCCGGCTCGGCGGCAAGCAGGCGGTCCGGGTCACCAACGTGTTCGGCTCGATCGCCACCGGCAACGCCCCCGCCGACCTGCAGGAGTTGCTGCCCGGCAACGCGGTCAACTACCGCTTCGACGTCGCCGGGGTCTACCCGACACTGTGGGGCACCGCCGGGATCACCATCGACCCGCTGCCGGTGGCCGGGGACAAGGACCCGAAGCTGGTCAGTGACGTCTCCAAGCACCGCTTCGCCCTGATCCCCTGGAGCACGCTGGCGGCGCTGCTGCTGCTCGCCCTGCTGACCGGCCGCTGGTGGCTGGCCAGGCGCCGCCGTCGCCGGCTCCCCGGAGCGGGCGCCAAGCCGCCGGTGCTGCCCGCCCCGGTGGCCGCCATCGCGCTGCTGGCCTTCCTGATGCTTGGTCAACTCCCGTACGCACCAAGGGCATCCGCCGCCGAGCCGGTCGGCACACTGACCTTCGACTATCCGAAGGGCCACGACGACGACGCGATAGACCTGCTCAGCTCCGGCCCCTGCCCCGACCCGGCCAACTATCTGGCGGTGCGGATCACCGGTGCCGGATTCCCGGCCGAGGGCGCGCCGCTGACCGGGACGGTGGCCGCCTCGGTCTACCGGACCGCACCCAACGGCGGCTTCATCCTGCCGCTGGCCAACACCCTCAAGGTGGTGGCCACCCAGGCGGGTTCGGGTCCGCTCAAGGGTGACTACACGATCACCGCCAGCTGCCGGCACAAGGTCAAGCCCGCCTCGGTCAAGGACTTCACCGCCGTCCTCACCTTCACCGACCCGACCAACTGGACCACCGCCGCGGTGGCCCCCGCGGGCATGCTGCACCAGGCCGTCTCCGCCGACCCGGTGCCCACCCAGGCCGCCGGCGCCAGGCCCGCCGCTGCCTCGGCCGCCGACTCCGGGGTGCCGCTGTACTCCTGGATCGCCGTCAGCGCCGGACTGCTGCTGACCGGCTGGCTGACCGTGCCGTACGTCCGCCGGATCCGGGCCCGCCGGACGGCCGAGGAGGCTGCCGAATGA
- a CDS encoding TerB family tellurite resistance protein: MTGLWGVRPRWRTDVLGDFFCPGCGGDRNYRRQHGRRWLRLLGTPVLPVGPVTGCVQCTSCHRRYGVETLDQLTCVRLAAMLRDAQYTVALAVLAAGGTGSRSARDAACGVIREAGFEDCGEAQVLAALAALSGVGGEAPLDLAGAGSGLTVELHAAIEPLAPHLAQPGRERLVLQGAWIALADGRYLPQERAALAAVGRCLKLPGSRVDELLEAATNAPH; this comes from the coding sequence GTGACAGGGTTGTGGGGTGTCCGCCCGCGCTGGCGGACTGATGTCCTCGGTGATTTCTTCTGTCCGGGCTGTGGCGGGGACCGCAACTACCGTCGGCAACACGGTCGGCGGTGGCTGCGGCTGCTCGGCACCCCGGTCCTGCCCGTCGGCCCGGTCACCGGCTGCGTGCAGTGCACCTCCTGCCACCGCCGCTACGGCGTCGAGACCCTCGACCAACTCACCTGCGTCCGGCTGGCCGCGATGCTGCGGGACGCCCAGTACACCGTCGCGCTCGCCGTGCTCGCGGCCGGCGGCACCGGCAGCCGCTCGGCCCGGGACGCGGCCTGCGGCGTGATCCGCGAGGCCGGCTTCGAGGACTGCGGCGAGGCCCAGGTGCTGGCCGCGCTGGCCGCGCTCTCCGGGGTCGGCGGCGAGGCACCGCTCGACCTGGCCGGTGCCGGCAGCGGGCTGACCGTCGAACTGCACGCCGCGATCGAGCCGTTGGCCCCGCACCTGGCCCAGCCGGGCCGGGAGCGGCTGGTGCTCCAGGGCGCCTGGATCGCGCTGGCCGACGGGCGCTACCTCCCCCAGGAGCGCGCCGCCCTGGCGGCCGTCGGCCGCTGCCTCAAGCTCCCCGGCAGCCGGGTCGACGAACTGCTGGAGGCAGCCACCAACGCCCCCCACTGA
- the recO gene encoding DNA repair protein RecO, translating into MSLFRDDGIVLRTQKLGEADRIITLLTRQHGKVRAVARGIRKTKSKFGARLEPFSHVDVQFFSRGADLIGRGLPLCTQVETIAPYGGTIVTDYGRYTAGTAMLETAERFAENEGEPAVQQYLLLVGGLRTLAAGTHQSHLVLDAFLLRSLAVNGYGASFTDCAKCGLPGPNRFFSLQAGGVLCADCRVPGCAVPSPETLVLLGALLSGDWRTADGCESRYWREGSGLVAAYLQWHLERGIRSMRYVEK; encoded by the coding sequence ATGAGTCTGTTCCGGGACGACGGCATCGTGCTCCGCACCCAGAAGCTGGGCGAGGCCGACCGGATCATCACCCTGTTGACCCGTCAGCACGGCAAGGTGCGTGCGGTGGCGCGGGGCATCCGTAAGACGAAGTCGAAGTTCGGGGCGCGGCTGGAGCCGTTCTCCCACGTGGACGTGCAGTTCTTCAGCCGCGGTGCGGACCTGATCGGCCGGGGCCTGCCGCTCTGCACCCAGGTGGAGACCATCGCGCCGTACGGCGGCACCATCGTCACCGACTACGGCCGCTACACGGCGGGCACCGCGATGCTGGAGACCGCCGAGCGGTTCGCGGAGAACGAGGGCGAGCCGGCCGTCCAGCAGTACCTGCTGCTGGTCGGCGGCCTGCGCACGCTGGCCGCCGGGACGCACCAGTCGCACCTGGTGCTGGACGCGTTCCTGCTCCGCTCGCTGGCCGTCAACGGCTACGGCGCCAGCTTCACCGACTGCGCGAAGTGCGGGCTGCCGGGCCCCAACCGGTTCTTCTCGCTGCAGGCGGGCGGGGTGCTCTGCGCTGACTGTCGCGTGCCTGGCTGTGCCGTACCCTCCCCTGAGACACTGGTACTGCTCGGCGCGCTGCTGTCAGGGGACTGGCGGACGGCGGACGGATGTGAGTCCCGGTACTGGCGGGAGGGCAGCGGCCTGGTCGCGGCCTACCTGCAGTGGCACCTGGAGCGGGGTATCCGCTCGATGAGATACGTGGAGAAGTGA